Proteins from a single region of Lepus europaeus isolate LE1 chromosome 4, mLepTim1.pri, whole genome shotgun sequence:
- the CA1 gene encoding carbonic anhydrase 1 has product MASSDWAYEGQNGPEHWSKLYPIANGNKQSPVDIKTSEVKHDTSLKPFSVSYNPASAKEIINVGHSFHVNFEDDSQSVLKGGPLSDSYRLSQFHFHWGKTDDYGSEHTVDGVKFSAELHFVHWNSAKYPNIADSISKADGLAIVAVFLKVGQANPKLQKVLDALSAVKTKGKKASFTNFDPSTLLPPSLDYWTYSGSLTHPPLHESVTWLICKDSISISSEQLAQFRSLLSNAEGEAAVPILHNNRPPQPLKGRTVKASF; this is encoded by the exons ATGGCAAGTTCTGACTGGGCATATGAAGGCCAAAATG GTCCTGAACACTGGAGCAAGCTGTATCCCATTGCGAATGGAAATAAGCAGTCTCCTGTTGATATTAAAACCAGTGAGGTGAAACATGACACCTCTCTGAAACCTTTCAGTGTCTCCTACAATCCAGCCTCTGCCAAAGAAATTATCAACGTAGGACATTCCTTCCATGTCAATTTTGAAGATGACAGCCAATCAG TGCTGAAAGGCGGCCCTCTTTCTGACAGCTACCGACTTTCTCAGTTCCATTTTCATTGGGGCAAGACAGATGACTATGGTTCTGAACACACAGTGGATGGAGTCAAATTCTCTGCAGAG CTTCACTTTGTTCACTGGAATTCTGCAAAGTACCCCAACATTGCTGACTCTATTTCCAAGGCTGATGGCTTGGCGattgttgctgtttttctgaAG GTTGGTCAGGCCAACCCAAAGCTGCAGAAAGTTCTTGATGCACTGAgtgcagttaaaactaag ggCAAAAAAGCCTCATTCACAAACTTTGACCCTTCCACTCTGCTTCCCCCATCCCTGGATTACTGGACCTACTCTGGCTCTCTGACTCATCCCCCTCTTCACGAGAGTGTGACCTGGCTCATCTGTAAGGACAGCATCAGCATCAGCTCAGAGCAG TTGGCACAATTCCGCAGTCTTCTATCAAATGCTGAAGGTGAGGCTGCTGTCCCCATACTGCACAACAACCGACCACCGCAGCCTCTGAAGGGCAGAACTGTGAAAGCTTCATTCTGA